In Deltaproteobacteria bacterium, a single genomic region encodes these proteins:
- a CDS encoding response regulator produces MSSVSIPAMESSPPFDPPKVERAAILIVDDDARNILALEAMLADLGLEIVSAVAVDDALRQLLLHDFALILLDIQMPGMNGVELARIIRSRERTRRVPIMFLTAFDHGDEYVAKGYAVGAVDFLFKPPVPEILRSKVMGLVELYRKTKEIELQAAQLRAAEREAHERRLAEFRASMEAATLRSEMAASRRMNERLQLLADVATELLSCVDPIDAVHGLAPKFNEHLGFDVFAAYQQLGAAGELRRIGSAGGDETVPAVIEIDDAHPSVRHVIDDRARWITEDATGEEGTPPWLVATGVRSAVVLPVVARGRAVGLVACGRRSPGAIAPEDISAVQVVCEQIAMALDRDHLMRSLREHADALSDAHRRKDEFLAMLAHELRNPLAPMCYALDMLQQRESDDETERLQAVMGRQLSHLNRMVDDLLDVSRITSGKIELVLGPVSLNEILRSALETSRPLIERNRHRVELAPFEPDVTLVADATRLTQVVANLVNNAARYTDPGGEIRVLTESGAGQVRIRVEDNGRGIPSEVLPRVFDLFVQAARTSDRSQGGLGLGLTLVRRLIEMHGGTVSAVSPGPDLGSTFVVTLPLGDEQPALPATVQASPARAIDHGRGLAVLVVEDNEDSREMLQLLLEARGHRVVVAADGHAGLAEILTARHDVALLDIGLPGLDGYEVAQRVRSQCPNITTRLIAITGYGQGEDRERALTAGFDEHLVKPVSVTDLERVLQPPS; encoded by the coding sequence ATGAGCAGCGTCTCCATCCCTGCGATGGAATCGTCGCCTCCGTTCGACCCGCCGAAGGTCGAGCGGGCGGCGATATTGATCGTGGACGACGACGCGAGGAACATCCTCGCGCTGGAGGCGATGCTCGCCGACCTCGGGCTCGAGATCGTCTCGGCAGTCGCAGTCGATGATGCGTTGCGACAGCTGCTGCTCCACGACTTCGCGTTGATCCTGCTCGACATCCAGATGCCCGGCATGAATGGCGTCGAGCTGGCGAGGATCATCCGCTCGCGCGAGCGGACGCGGCGGGTGCCGATCATGTTCCTCACCGCGTTCGACCACGGCGACGAGTACGTCGCGAAGGGCTACGCGGTCGGAGCGGTGGACTTTCTCTTCAAGCCGCCGGTGCCCGAGATCCTGCGCTCCAAGGTCATGGGCTTGGTCGAGCTCTATCGCAAGACCAAGGAGATCGAGCTGCAGGCGGCGCAGCTGCGGGCCGCAGAGCGAGAGGCGCACGAGCGGCGCCTCGCCGAGTTCCGCGCGAGCATGGAGGCCGCGACGCTTCGCTCCGAGATGGCGGCGAGCCGCCGGATGAACGAGCGCCTGCAGCTGCTGGCCGACGTCGCGACCGAGCTGCTGAGCTGCGTCGACCCCATCGACGCGGTTCATGGGCTCGCCCCGAAGTTCAACGAGCACCTCGGCTTCGACGTGTTCGCCGCCTACCAGCAGCTGGGTGCCGCGGGCGAGCTGCGACGTATCGGTAGCGCCGGTGGCGACGAGACCGTGCCCGCGGTGATCGAGATCGACGACGCCCACCCGTCGGTGCGGCATGTGATCGACGATCGGGCGCGTTGGATCACCGAAGATGCCACCGGCGAGGAGGGCACGCCGCCGTGGCTGGTGGCGACCGGCGTCCGTTCGGCGGTGGTGCTGCCGGTGGTCGCCCGCGGGCGCGCGGTCGGTCTGGTGGCGTGCGGTCGCCGGAGCCCCGGGGCGATCGCGCCGGAGGACATCTCGGCGGTGCAGGTCGTCTGCGAGCAGATCGCGATGGCGCTCGATCGCGATCACCTGATGCGTTCGCTTCGCGAACACGCCGATGCCCTCAGCGACGCCCATCGCCGCAAGGACGAGTTCCTCGCGATGCTCGCGCACGAGCTACGCAATCCGCTGGCGCCGATGTGCTACGCGCTCGACATGTTGCAGCAGCGCGAGAGCGACGACGAGACCGAGCGCCTGCAGGCGGTCATGGGACGGCAGCTCTCGCATCTGAACCGCATGGTCGACGACCTGCTCGACGTGTCCCGCATCACCAGCGGCAAGATCGAGCTCGTGCTCGGCCCGGTGTCGCTCAACGAGATCCTCCGCTCCGCGCTGGAGACCAGCCGGCCGCTCATCGAGCGCAATCGCCATCGGGTCGAGCTGGCGCCGTTCGAACCCGACGTGACGCTGGTCGCCGATGCCACGCGGCTCACCCAGGTGGTCGCCAATCTCGTCAACAACGCCGCGCGCTACACCGACCCCGGCGGTGAGATCCGCGTGCTCACCGAGAGTGGCGCCGGCCAGGTCCGCATCCGCGTCGAAGACAACGGACGTGGCATCCCCAGCGAGGTGTTGCCGCGGGTCTTCGATCTGTTCGTGCAGGCGGCGCGCACGAGTGACCGATCCCAAGGCGGGCTGGGACTCGGGCTCACGCTGGTGCGGCGTCTGATCGAAATGCACGGCGGCACGGTGTCGGCGGTCAGCCCCGGCCCCGACCTCGGCAGCACGTTCGTGGTGACGCTTCCGCTCGGGGACGAGCAGCCGGCGCTCCCGGCGACGGTGCAGGCGTCGCCCGCACGCGCGATCGATCACGGCCGCGGCCTCGCAGTGCTGGTCGTCGAGGACAACGAGGACAGCCGCGAGATGCTGCAGCTGCTGCTCGAGGCCCGTGGCCACCGCGTGGTGGTTGCCGCCGACGGCCATGCCGGACTCGCAGAGATCCTGACCGCGCGCCACGACGTGGCGTTGCTCGACATCGGTCTGCCCGGTCTCGATGGCTACGAGGTCGCGCAGCGAGTGCGGTCCCAGTGCCCCAACATCACCACCAGACTCATCGCGATCACCGGCTACGGCCAAGGTGAGGATCGCGAACGCGCGCTGACGGCCGGCTTCGACGAGCACCTCGTCAAGCCCGTCAGCGTCACCGACCTCGAACGCGTGCTCCAACCGCCCTCGTGA
- a CDS encoding OmpA family protein encodes MTMKSHLSLALVSTGFATITAAGCQHRAQAHASGEPDRAHAEARVDAQAGKDDHASARAGVSTDYRVDQLARTGVQISRDIATQCAVDGAETFFAFDSAQVNDRSHAVLDQVARCVTDGPLAGRELVLVGFTDPRGTDAYNKELGRTRAESIAQCLREHGVAPTQIEINSMGEKQASEDASDWPLDRRVEINLDPKTTASR; translated from the coding sequence ATGACCATGAAGTCGCATCTCTCGCTTGCCCTCGTCTCCACTGGCTTCGCGACGATCACGGCCGCCGGCTGCCAGCACCGCGCCCAAGCCCATGCCAGCGGGGAGCCCGACCGGGCCCACGCCGAGGCGCGCGTCGACGCCCAGGCCGGGAAAGACGACCACGCGAGCGCCCGCGCCGGCGTCAGCACCGACTATCGCGTCGACCAGCTCGCGCGCACCGGCGTGCAGATCAGCCGCGACATCGCGACCCAGTGTGCGGTCGACGGCGCCGAGACCTTCTTCGCCTTCGACTCGGCGCAGGTCAATGATCGCAGCCACGCGGTGCTCGACCAGGTCGCGCGCTGCGTGACCGACGGGCCGCTGGCCGGCCGCGAGCTCGTGCTCGTCGGCTTCACCGACCCGCGCGGGACCGATGCGTACAACAAGGAGCTGGGCCGGACCCGCGCCGAGTCGATTGCACAGTGCCTGCGTGAGCACGGCGTCGCGCCGACCCAGATCGAGATCAACTCGATGGGCGAGAAGCAGGCCTCCGAGGACGCCTCGGACTGGCCGCTCGATCGTCGCGTCGAGATCAACCTGGATCCCAAGACCACGGCGTCGCGCTGA
- a CDS encoding BON domain-containing protein — protein sequence MNDALVNLSDLLMPTELDELERLLAQDEQLREQMFERLEEHGVDPKLVLVDVGGGCVLLAGSVADVLQRLLIEDLAWSLEGVRHCENELEVVGASAPAAAA from the coding sequence GTGAACGACGCACTCGTCAACCTCAGTGACCTGCTGATGCCGACGGAGCTCGACGAACTCGAGCGCCTCCTCGCCCAGGACGAGCAGCTGCGCGAGCAGATGTTCGAGCGGCTCGAGGAGCATGGCGTCGATCCCAAGCTGGTGCTGGTCGATGTCGGCGGCGGCTGCGTGTTGCTCGCGGGGTCCGTGGCGGACGTGCTGCAGCGGCTGCTCATCGAAGACCTGGCGTGGTCGCTCGAGGGCGTGCGCCACTGCGAGAACGAGCTCGAGGTCGTGGGTGCGTCGGCGCCCGCGGCTGCCGCGTAG
- a CDS encoding phage holin family protein produces the protein MSTTTTLREITTMAPRMTLQPSSGEPRALAAVDDRSAALVATATATDQLRSLVSDGADIVSSEIQLALLDMRAGLLRRVREGVGLGISGVIGATGAGLLVAAAVGGLAELLPIWAALAIVGATLVLTAVIVMSVLGRRSSSTDAAQAAK, from the coding sequence ATGAGCACCACCACCACGCTGCGCGAGATCACCACGATGGCACCACGAATGACGCTGCAACCGAGCTCCGGTGAACCACGCGCCCTCGCAGCGGTGGACGACCGCAGCGCGGCGCTCGTCGCCACCGCCACTGCCACCGATCAGCTGCGTTCGCTCGTGAGTGACGGCGCAGACATCGTCTCGAGCGAGATCCAGCTGGCGCTCCTCGACATGCGCGCGGGGCTGCTACGGCGCGTGCGCGAGGGCGTTGGCCTCGGCATCTCCGGCGTCATCGGGGCGACCGGCGCGGGGCTGCTGGTCGCCGCTGCGGTGGGTGGGCTCGCCGAGCTGCTCCCGATCTGGGCGGCGCTCGCCATCGTGGGTGCCACGCTGGTGCTGACCGCCGTGATCGTCATGTCCGTGCTCGGCCGCCGCAGCTCCTCCACCGACGCGGCGCAGGCAGCGAAGTGA
- a CDS encoding DUF3309 domain-containing protein — MSWLMLVIVLLLALAVVPAWPYSRSWGYGPSGALGLVLAVLLVLLLMGRI, encoded by the coding sequence ATGTCCTGGCTCATGCTCGTCATCGTTCTACTCCTCGCGCTCGCCGTCGTACCCGCGTGGCCCTACAGCCGCAGCTGGGGCTACGGGCCCAGTGGTGCGCTCGGCCTCGTGCTCGCGGTGCTGTTGGTGCTGCTCCTGATGGGACGCATCTAG
- a CDS encoding MMPL family transporter: MMLRRLAEWIVRHAKWLVIVTLVLGAVAGIYGAGVVKALSPGGFEVAGGESQRVTQVVEDRFGQGGADVIALIDDPVGDVATSDATREALAAMVARVIAMPSVASVESPLGPHGDSLVSADRRTGMVVVSLRGDAAEKEAAFPEVAAALRGEDTGALVRIGGPIAVAEVGQQTAEHDLRRAELVAFPLVALLLLFFFGGRVAAVLPLVVGGLAIAFATASLRALAQVGDISVFALNIVTLLGLGLAIDYSLFVVQRFREELAFAEVGEAVVRTIASAGKTMLFSGVAVAVSLLALLVFPIALLHSIAIAGALIVVLTVLAALVFLPALLVLLGRRIEWPRRRDASAVAAPQGRRWAAVANWVMRRPGVMALGTAALLVVVGWPALRLHTEISDARIFPREFEVRQVQERIEAADGFAAAGTVQYMLVLEGEQPMWQAEALDRLWRTHEALAAVPQVRRVDDFVGGLGQDSRERFVAAATGLAQAPELPAALAGVIDGNATLVRVTAAAPGNEHERATQVAALREAAAPAFAVSIGGMPKVAQEVDEALRAGAVPAAAIVVSVTLVVLTLAFGAIVVAVKAVIMNVLSLMASFGALVWIFQDGRLQGLLGYHATGSIDPLILLVMFAIVFGLSMDYELFLLSRIREDYGESGDAKQSVARGLAATGRLITMAGAMLIVVLLGFGTANILFVKELGIGMAIAVAIDATIVRGLLVPSTMRLLGRWNWWSAAWFDRWWKRWDIGVRELPAGTEARHEPAR, from the coding sequence GTGATGCTACGTCGCCTCGCCGAGTGGATCGTTCGCCACGCAAAGTGGCTGGTCATCGTGACCCTCGTGCTCGGCGCGGTGGCGGGCATCTACGGCGCTGGCGTCGTGAAAGCACTCTCACCCGGCGGCTTCGAGGTCGCCGGCGGCGAGTCGCAACGCGTCACGCAAGTGGTCGAGGATCGCTTCGGCCAGGGCGGGGCCGACGTCATCGCGCTGATCGATGATCCAGTAGGCGACGTGGCAACCTCGGACGCGACCCGCGAAGCCTTGGCCGCGATGGTGGCGAGGGTGATCGCGATGCCGAGCGTCGCGAGCGTCGAGAGCCCGCTGGGTCCCCATGGCGACAGCCTCGTCTCTGCCGACCGGCGCACCGGCATGGTCGTGGTCTCGCTCCGGGGCGATGCCGCGGAAAAGGAGGCCGCCTTCCCCGAGGTCGCGGCGGCGCTGCGCGGCGAGGACACCGGTGCGCTCGTGCGCATCGGTGGCCCGATCGCGGTCGCAGAGGTGGGGCAGCAGACCGCCGAGCACGACCTGCGTCGCGCCGAGCTGGTCGCGTTCCCGTTGGTTGCGTTGCTGCTGTTGTTCTTCTTCGGTGGTCGCGTCGCAGCCGTGCTGCCGCTGGTGGTCGGCGGGCTCGCGATCGCGTTCGCGACCGCCTCGCTGCGGGCGCTGGCGCAGGTGGGCGACATCTCGGTGTTCGCGCTGAACATCGTCACATTGCTCGGACTCGGACTCGCGATCGACTACTCGCTGTTCGTGGTGCAGCGCTTTCGCGAGGAGCTGGCGTTCGCAGAGGTCGGCGAGGCGGTCGTGCGGACCATCGCGAGCGCAGGCAAGACCATGCTGTTCTCCGGCGTGGCGGTGGCCGTGAGCCTGCTGGCGCTGTTGGTGTTCCCGATCGCGTTGCTGCACAGCATCGCCATCGCCGGCGCCTTGATCGTCGTGCTCACGGTGCTCGCGGCGCTGGTGTTCTTGCCGGCGCTGTTGGTGTTGCTGGGCCGACGCATCGAGTGGCCGCGCCGGCGCGACGCATCCGCCGTGGCCGCGCCCCAAGGGCGACGATGGGCCGCGGTTGCCAACTGGGTGATGCGACGCCCGGGCGTGATGGCGCTGGGAACCGCGGCGTTGCTGGTGGTGGTGGGCTGGCCGGCGCTGCGGCTGCACACCGAGATCTCCGACGCTCGGATCTTCCCGCGAGAGTTCGAGGTGCGGCAGGTGCAGGAGCGCATCGAGGCCGCCGACGGCTTCGCGGCCGCGGGCACGGTGCAGTACATGCTCGTGCTCGAGGGCGAGCAGCCGATGTGGCAGGCCGAGGCGCTGGATCGCCTCTGGCGCACCCACGAAGCCCTCGCCGCGGTACCGCAGGTGCGGCGCGTCGACGATTTCGTGGGCGGTCTGGGGCAGGACTCGCGCGAGCGCTTCGTGGCGGCCGCGACCGGGCTCGCGCAGGCGCCGGAGCTGCCGGCCGCGCTCGCCGGTGTCATCGATGGCAACGCGACCCTGGTGCGCGTGACTGCGGCAGCGCCGGGCAACGAGCACGAGCGCGCGACGCAGGTCGCCGCGCTGCGCGAGGCCGCCGCGCCGGCGTTCGCGGTGTCGATCGGTGGCATGCCGAAGGTGGCGCAGGAGGTCGACGAGGCCCTGCGTGCGGGGGCCGTGCCCGCGGCCGCGATCGTCGTGTCGGTGACCCTGGTGGTGCTGACGCTGGCGTTCGGCGCGATCGTGGTCGCAGTCAAGGCTGTGATCATGAACGTGCTGTCGCTGATGGCGAGCTTCGGCGCGTTGGTGTGGATATTCCAGGACGGTCGGCTGCAGGGTCTGCTGGGTTATCACGCGACCGGCAGCATCGATCCGCTGATCCTCCTGGTGATGTTCGCCATCGTGTTCGGCCTGTCGATGGACTACGAGCTGTTCCTGCTGAGCCGCATCCGCGAGGACTACGGCGAGTCCGGCGACGCCAAGCAGAGCGTGGCGCGCGGCCTGGCCGCGACCGGGCGCCTCATCACGATGGCTGGCGCGATGCTCATCGTCGTGCTGCTCGGCTTCGGCACCGCCAACATCCTGTTCGTGAAGGAGCTCGGCATCGGCATGGCGATCGCCGTGGCGATCGACGCCACCATCGTTCGTGGCTTGCTGGTGCCCTCGACCATGCGCCTGCTCGGCCGCTGGAACTGGTGGAGTGCGGCGTGGTTCGACCGCTGGTGGAAGCGCTGGGACATCGGCGTGCGCGAGCTGCCGGCGGGTACCGAGGCGCGCCACGAGCCCGCGCGCTGA
- a CDS encoding protein kinase: MRSATANLAANGAPALPHEAEFAIDLDDMDDGAQELEPGAMVPNTRLRVLERLGDGGGGVVFRGEHVDLLRPVAIKVMRGVAMARTNARASFLAEARTTSRIESPWVVKVVDFGELPSGGVWYAMELLGGAPLDRLIDTDEPLPLARVIGLLRMACKGLAAVHASGVVHRDVKPQNMIVVQRDGRDHLSLVDLGIAHPSGSKPALVTGTPEYMAREQILREVLDPRTDVYALGCCAYELLTRRSLLGACTVQRALLAHTEGVVPEFRDDDGVPPALVELVKRCLAVEPEQRFADTIELEAALCEAQIAARIAGVRDDLPLPAVDDLRRRRIADGFAALERGRTPSRSRWAWLGSGALAVAVALAVGLPADQAAGSYPVEVVPARDVPARVVADVVAPSPTAQADGARWPVSSDGMRDRELPEEPSYVAREAVMLSPLGPAAAPPTPAAVKSGDARHQASVGRRALRRGNTDEAERSFHRALAIDARASAAMAGLADVYAERGMRLKALRYARMAADADPGSPTHLVRVGDALASLGRRGAARREYERAMAMGSTTARGRVAKLDRGERP, encoded by the coding sequence ATGCGCTCCGCGACTGCCAATCTCGCCGCCAATGGTGCTCCGGCGCTCCCCCACGAGGCGGAGTTCGCGATCGATCTCGACGACATGGATGACGGCGCGCAGGAGCTCGAGCCCGGCGCGATGGTGCCGAACACTCGCCTGCGGGTGCTCGAGCGATTGGGCGATGGCGGCGGCGGCGTGGTGTTCCGCGGTGAGCACGTCGACCTGCTGCGCCCGGTGGCGATCAAGGTCATGCGCGGCGTCGCGATGGCCCGTACCAACGCCCGCGCATCGTTCCTGGCCGAAGCCCGCACCACCAGCCGCATCGAGTCGCCATGGGTGGTCAAGGTGGTGGACTTCGGCGAGCTGCCGTCGGGCGGGGTCTGGTACGCGATGGAGCTGCTCGGCGGCGCTCCGCTCGATCGGCTCATCGACACCGACGAGCCGCTGCCGCTGGCGCGCGTGATCGGGCTGCTGCGCATGGCCTGCAAGGGCCTCGCGGCCGTGCATGCATCCGGCGTCGTGCACCGCGACGTCAAGCCGCAGAACATGATCGTCGTCCAGCGTGACGGTCGGGATCACCTCTCGCTGGTGGATCTCGGCATCGCCCACCCGTCCGGAAGCAAGCCGGCACTGGTGACGGGAACGCCCGAGTACATGGCGCGCGAGCAGATCCTCCGCGAGGTCCTCGACCCACGCACCGATGTCTACGCGCTCGGTTGCTGCGCCTACGAGCTGCTCACGCGCCGCTCGCTGCTCGGAGCGTGCACGGTGCAGCGGGCCCTGCTCGCGCACACCGAGGGCGTCGTGCCGGAGTTCCGCGACGACGACGGCGTGCCGCCGGCGCTCGTCGAGCTGGTGAAGCGATGCCTCGCGGTCGAGCCCGAGCAACGCTTCGCCGATACCATCGAGCTCGAGGCCGCGCTGTGCGAGGCCCAGATCGCCGCGCGCATCGCCGGCGTGCGCGACGACCTGCCGCTGCCGGCGGTCGATGATCTCCGCCGTCGACGGATCGCCGACGGCTTCGCAGCGCTCGAGCGCGGTCGCACCCCTTCGCGCTCGCGCTGGGCGTGGCTGGGTTCCGGTGCGCTGGCCGTGGCGGTTGCGCTCGCAGTGGGGCTCCCCGCCGATCAAGCCGCGGGCAGCTACCCGGTCGAGGTGGTGCCCGCCCGCGACGTGCCCGCGCGCGTCGTCGCCGACGTCGTCGCGCCCAGCCCCACCGCGCAGGCCGACGGCGCGCGCTGGCCGGTGTCGAGCGATGGCATGCGCGACCGCGAGCTGCCCGAGGAGCCGAGCTACGTCGCACGTGAAGCCGTGATGCTCTCGCCGCTGGGTCCGGCCGCCGCACCGCCCACGCCGGCCGCCGTCAAGTCCGGTGACGCGCGGCACCAGGCCAGCGTGGGACGTCGAGCGCTGCGTCGTGGCAACACCGACGAGGCCGAGCGATCGTTCCACCGCGCGCTGGCGATCGACGCCCGCGCGAGCGCGGCGATGGCTGGCCTGGCGGACGTGTACGCCGAGCGTGGGATGCGGCTCAAGGCGCTGCGCTACGCACGGATGGCCGCCGATGCCGATCCTGGGTCGCCGACCCACCTGGTGCGGGTCGGCGACGCGCTGGCCTCGCTCGGTCGCCGGGGCGCGGCCCGCCGTGAGTACGAGCGGGCGATGGCCATGGGCTCGACCACGGCGCGTGGTCGCGTCGCCAAGCTCGATCGCGGGGAGCGGCCATGA
- a CDS encoding YtxH domain-containing protein — MKSMNLTRDDVLATIGLQTRRSASDYIFPALGLFGLGLLTGGGLGLLFAPKRGDETRELVGSSVRGASKKLMSKLRRRAQDAVHATEDALEEAVDAVDAAAVDRTVRSPFSANA, encoded by the coding sequence ATGAAGTCGATGAACCTCACCCGTGATGACGTCCTGGCCACGATTGGCCTCCAGACCCGCCGCAGCGCGTCGGACTACATCTTCCCCGCGCTGGGCCTGTTCGGGCTCGGCTTGCTGACCGGCGGCGGGCTGGGCCTACTGTTCGCGCCCAAGCGCGGCGACGAGACCCGCGAGCTGGTCGGCAGCTCGGTGCGTGGCGCCAGCAAGAAGCTCATGAGCAAGCTGCGTCGTCGCGCCCAGGACGCGGTGCACGCCACCGAGGATGCGCTCGAAGAGGCGGTCGATGCCGTCGACGCCGCCGCGGTCGATCGCACCGTTCGCAGCCCCTTCTCGGCCAACGCGTGA
- a CDS encoding AI-2E family transporter encodes MARFGTGVLLVATLYFAREVLMPLAFGMVLAFLLAPVVRGFERVRFPRGLAVALTMAASIGLVGGFAWVLARQLGDLAAESASYASSIHDKIEHLRHHEGGTLDKIEQTVASVSAELDDSVAEVETAPPVRVVPDRMSSLSRMREVIQPLLAPVASSLLVLVLVSFMLAKREDVRDRVIRLMGPRRVALTTRLIDEVFVGVSRYLLAQTLINALVGSLVALGMWALGVPYAPLWGTLTFVLRFVPYVGSMVALALPALLAFATSPGWVTTLGTVAVFLGLDIVFAYFVEPVVIGQRVGVSSLALLVSVAFWTWIWGPLGLAIATPLTACIVVLGRHLPRLEFLGILLGDTPALTPAVRYYQRLLSHEPEAARAIVVEIRAERGDLYTMDAVLMPAMSSAFAAQERGELGDDDAAFVVSTTKAMLAEIGA; translated from the coding sequence ATGGCGAGGTTCGGCACTGGCGTGCTGCTGGTGGCGACGCTGTACTTCGCGCGCGAGGTGTTGATGCCCCTGGCGTTCGGCATGGTGCTCGCGTTCCTGCTAGCCCCGGTGGTGCGGGGCTTCGAGCGGGTGCGGTTCCCCCGTGGGCTTGCGGTTGCGCTGACCATGGCGGCGTCGATCGGGCTGGTGGGCGGCTTCGCGTGGGTGCTGGCGCGACAGCTGGGCGACCTCGCGGCGGAGTCGGCGAGCTACGCCAGCTCGATCCACGACAAGATCGAGCACCTTCGTCATCACGAAGGCGGCACGCTCGACAAGATCGAGCAGACGGTCGCGAGCGTGAGTGCCGAGCTCGACGACAGCGTTGCCGAGGTCGAGACCGCGCCGCCGGTGCGGGTGGTGCCCGACCGCATGTCGAGCCTGTCGCGCATGCGCGAGGTCATCCAGCCGTTGCTCGCCCCGGTCGCGAGCTCGTTGCTGGTGCTGGTGTTGGTGAGCTTCATGCTGGCGAAGCGCGAGGACGTCCGCGACCGCGTGATCCGGCTGATGGGACCGCGCCGCGTCGCGCTCACCACCCGCCTGATCGACGAGGTGTTCGTCGGTGTCAGCCGCTACCTGCTCGCGCAGACGCTGATCAATGCACTGGTGGGCTCGCTGGTGGCGCTGGGCATGTGGGCGCTGGGAGTGCCCTACGCACCGCTGTGGGGCACGCTGACCTTCGTGCTGCGCTTCGTGCCGTACGTCGGCTCGATGGTCGCGCTCGCGCTGCCCGCCCTGCTCGCGTTCGCGACCTCACCGGGTTGGGTCACGACGCTGGGCACCGTCGCGGTGTTCCTCGGGCTCGACATCGTCTTCGCGTACTTCGTCGAGCCGGTCGTGATCGGTCAACGCGTCGGCGTGTCGTCGCTGGCGCTGCTGGTCTCGGTGGCGTTCTGGACCTGGATCTGGGGGCCCCTCGGGCTCGCGATCGCGACGCCGCTGACCGCCTGCATCGTGGTTTTGGGTCGTCACCTCCCCCGTCTCGAGTTCCTGGGCATCTTGCTGGGTGACACTCCGGCGCTCACGCCGGCGGTGCGCTACTACCAGCGCCTGCTCTCCCACGAGCCCGAGGCCGCGCGTGCAATCGTGGTGGAGATCCGCGCAGAGCGTGGCGACCTCTACACGATGGACGCAGTGCTGATGCCGGCGATGAGCTCGGCCTTCGCGGCGCAGGAGCGCGGCGAGCTGGGTGACGACGATGCCGCGTTCGTGGTCTCGACCACCAAGGCGATGTTGGCGGAGATCGGCGCCTGA